Sequence from the Crassostrea angulata isolate pt1a10 chromosome 9, ASM2561291v2, whole genome shotgun sequence genome:
TGAAAGCTGATTTTAACTTCTTGGCAGGTGATTGATTACTTAGTTCTCCTACTCTTACCTTTCCTCCTCCGCCGCCGGCCTCATTGCGACGGAGGTTATCTAGTTTAAACGGGTTTTCGGGGTGGGACGTTTTCGAGCTTGGGGCTGTCCTGGTCTTTCGGGGCAATTTCGAGCTATGTGACCTTCTCTTTTACAATTAAAGCATGCATTCTCAGGTTGTTCAGTTCTGGGCCTTCTTCGGTACCGCATGTGACCTATTTCCATAGGCACAATAGTTCGAGGGGCAGGGAGAGGGTTTTGAGGAATTAAAGTTGGGGTAGGGTAAGGCGGATCAGGCGCGACAGGTCTGAGCCTGGGAAATACCACCTCTTCCAGATCTCGCGTCGGGACAAACTCTTTCCCTAACCGCATTTTAACCTCGGTATGAAAGTTCTGTATTGAAAGCGCGCTATCCGCGGCAGCCGTCAGCGTAGTCGGCTTTTGAtgcatgattttgattttcatgtgATCGTCGGACATACCGTCAATGAACAATTGTACCAACTGGCGCTGTACCTCAGGAGGGTCAAGGCTGTCAAATGCGTCGAGGGCCAGTCGAGAGAGTCGAGTGCTGTACACTTGGACATTTTCTTCaggtttttgtttaattttgaacagGGATGCATATGCGTGATGTTTGTCATTACATTCCCCAAATCTTAAAATTAGTTGGTTTTTCAGGTGCCCCCATCCCCTTTCTACAGTTTGGTCATGCACGCGCTGTTCAATGTACAGGCCGATATAGTCACTTACATCCCCCCTACTATGTCTTAGAGCAAGACGGACTTTTTCATCATCTGTCAAATGGGGATTTAAGACCAAAGCTTTGTTTATTGCATTTATCCAAGCCCGGAATTCCGACGGCTTCCCCGAAAAAGGAGGTGTATCAATTATGATTTCTTGCTTTTTAATggcaattttaatttgtttgagtTTCTCATTCACTGTCGTACTAAGTTCAGTAAACCCTTGCTGTATCGTACCAGCAACAATATTTGTGGCTTGTTCTAAACCTTCAGTCATGTTTACCAGACAATAAATACCCAAAAGAATAATAgaataaataagaataaatcAAGAGTAGATGAGACTCGGACTTACAAAACAGGACAgtaaagaataataaaattgtCTTACCGTGACTGGTTAGATAGATCCAAAAATCCAAAGTCTTTTAAAGAAAGTACGAAtcctggtcacggcaccaatCAGCCCGTATAACACTACCACGCGTATCTTACGTAAGTAGTGCACACGTTAAGTAAAAGTCTTAAgtgatcgtatagtggttttattCGGCAAAAAGCAAACTAAATACACAGTCCCAATTCGGGGAAGTCAGAGAGAGATGTTAAGAGTTCGAAAGAGCGTCGGAATTAACCTAACTTGCGAGAAGTTAGTAGTTTTATACTATTTGGGGAAAACAACTATCAAAGTAATACAAGTGTTCATTGGGTGTTAAAAAGCCCCTTAAGAGGGCGCCACCACCTTGTTACTATGATGCTCCAAGATGACGTCAAGCTGATCAGTCAAGAACCCGCCCTTAATCAGTGTACTTAGGGTCAATCAAGGTTACGACAGATATTTACTAGTGGGAGGGTCACTGTATCGTGACCAATTACTGTCATCTACCTGAGCCGATCAAAGGGCTAATTGACTTCGATTAGCCGAATGATGTATGTAATTATTTAGTTTATATCAAACTTTACCCCCTCAGGATATTTGTGTACAAATCGGGAACATAATGTCCAAATTGGAGACATACTGACCAGCAAGGATTTAATTACGGTCATTAAAGGATCCTCACCTCAAAACAATATACCccataaatatgtaaacatggtaGATATTGGCTCTCTCTCTGACCTTCCTTTAAAGCAATATAGTCTTTGATGGACACATACTATTCGTGATTCAATTAACATGgaatatacattaaataaaggTATTTACTTAACGAAAGCATTCTATACTGATTctgaaattaaatgataaagtCAAATCAAAATAGTTCAAATAATAGTATGTAACGTCCAATCAGTATAGTCAAAGTTATAGGATACGTAAAATATAAAGTCCAATCACCAGTGTTcgattatataattacatgtaacaagggCTATTTTGTTACAGAAGCCATTCACTACAACATTGCGCGGTGCATATATGTCTATAAGAAAGATGCACAAAATGATCAACATAATGGATTTGAACGACTgaacaacttttaaaataacatcATTATAAtagtttcatttattttttaaatgttgatgcattaattttctttttttaaaatgaataagtagATCGCGTTTAGATATCAAGGGAAGAATTACTATTAAAAAGAATTGAAGCGAGGATTTGAATTcagataattatacatgtattttatatggAAGCGTAATACAGCCACATTTGCAGTCTACACTTTAACCAGTGAGATTCAAACTTCTATCTATACATTTAACACTTTCATCTGTAAAATATATCCTCTAAtctgtaaaaataacatttaaatctgtaaatttcacactttaatgTGTTTTAATCTGTAATATTCacactttaatttgtaatttttacccAAAAAATGTGGTATTTACACATTAATTATTTCTTTCCTTCCTTTTTGGTGTTATTCATTTTTTGCGATTCAAAACGCTTCTTAAAGCAAACTATTCGGTCTTCCCATAAACTAGAGTTATCGTTActgaaagagttatcttcccCTCATAGCAGGTATGCAGTACTTCCGTTTATTCGAAGATGAGTAAACAGTGCGGGAGTTAACATATATGACGTCAATCAATAACGACTTTTCTTACAGCAAAAACATTTGATGGTATTTAAATTACCAAACAGAAAACATCAAAagttatctaaaaaaaattaaaatgaatgcaAAGAATACGTTTGATTACAATGTATTACGTGGTGTACATAGTTTTGCTTATTCGGCAAACATTGCGAGTGAAAGACATTGCGATTCTTTTTTGGGGGTGACAATTACTCCTTTTGTGTGCTAACGGATGGATGGTGGTATTGTGGTTTCTCTGATAAAATGAACCCATCTGTTACACAGAAATAAAAGATGTTATAAATATTAGAGAGTCAGGAGTTCTTTAGAaatcaaatatagaaatataaattcTTAACGAACTgtccctatttttttttcttctgaggACAACgcaaaaacaatataaacttaAGGGAAAGTATGCATTTATATAATTCTGATTAAATTCaaagatacatatatatacgagatacccccccccccccttgcccCGCTATCTTCACAGACTGGGATTTTGAAAACGTGTGAAGTGGTTATTTTAGTTTATTGTTTTTCGTCTTGATTTTCGGTTAGTCGGTCTGCTCTTctaaccctcccccccccccgcacaCTCTTTCAAAATACGATGTTTGCGCTAGCCTGTTGAGATGCATTCGTTCGAAGTGCCAtgctttcatgaaaaaaaaaatatgtatgtacACGCAGTGGGTATTGGTTTCTTACCAGGCACCGACGGTCATCAATTCAGGCAGCTGTACCTGTCATGCAGGATGTTTAGTCAATGACAATCATTTGAATTTCTCAACAAAACAGATTTGTTGTATTAGATAGATTCCGGTATTATAGGGTTAAGAGGAATGACAGCATTGAAAATAGAGCTCAGTGCTTTGAAATATAGATTTCATCGAAATTTGAATTtgtctttggtttaaaataagaGATCCCTTTGCTTTTAAGTCTTTGAGGAAACggctttaacaattttttgtagtttgtttcttttactaTTAGTGCctttattacttttatcatttatctCAATGCCCTTTATTTAATTGAACTGTGCCTTATTCACGTACCATCTATAGCAAACACCATTTTAGGAATAAacttttcatgaaaaattaagaatggAAAGAACTATAcggtatataaaaatataaacgtGAATGTTGTCAATCAAAATCGGAACGcaactttaaatgaaaacatgattgCATGCGGTGTATGCGATAAATTGCGCAAAAGCTAGGTTGCAGATGTTTTTATCCATCTCTTAAATTCCCATGatgatgaaattgaaattagtCATTCATTTATCTAAATGAAATCCATCAAGAGTAAGTATGGTAAGGTCCACCAATGTTCAGTGCAGATacttacatacatacatacatacgtATAATGCCTATCTTTGTACTTCGACCTACTGATAGATTGAAGTATTTTCTTTTGAGAGGTGGACAGACAAAACCATCCATGTCTTTAGGATTGCTTTGCATGTCCACTTCTCTGTataaaacaatgtacatgtatcagcagCGCTCTCCTAAAACCAATCACTTCACCGCCAGCAACTGCATTGTTTATTGGTAAATGGCAGGCGCGTGGCAtcaatggagggggggggggggctaccctCCCCTCTTCTTGCAACagatatttttcataaacttacatgtaaaaaaatgaataaaaaagttacccccccccccttacctTTTTCGgagcaaataaataaatagtgaATCTGTGAAAAGaatgaaatgatttatgatTTAAGGTCCGCGGTACAGTAAAGTacattatacccccccccccccttacggattaggattttcacgATTTGAGAggttgttattttctttttctttttttttagattttctggtttgttaaggtttttttttatgagccCCCTCCCAATCCACCTTCAAACACCATGGTTTGTGCCTGGATATGGTACGATTAGGTGCGCTCGTCAAATctctctcctttttttttttttttttgtattttagcaTAACAGCATCTTTTAATTGCACATTCGTCTTTCtatattgacaatttacacCAATAACCGATTaaacaagacaaaaaaaatttgtttcgaCAATTTGTTTATACTGGTTACATAGTGCTATACCTGCTCTAATGGAGAGATAACTCGTGCTACGAACGATAACTACAGGTTATGAAAATCCCGAATACCAGAAAAAATTTCTGCGTGTTGAATATTTTGCGATGTGGAAGTTATcacaaaaaaaaaggaaaattagaTAATCGCGAAAATTACTGGATATAAAGTATCGATAAACGGAAGAAAAGAATAAGGTTTTGTGTGAATTATATTGATACAAGAATTACAACTTCCCAATGAACTTAATAAACAAGACGAGGTGACTGAGGGTTGTTAAAAGGCATTAAAGTATGTTATAGGTAGTCCATAAATGtataataacaatatcatgtAATGGTTGTATGTGCTGGCAGTTCAAATGGGATATACTAGATTTATGATTTATCGAACTTTAAATTTCCTACCAAAAGGTTTGGCTTCTGTTGTGCTTAGAGCATCACCATTCGTCTCAATTACTTCCATCATAGCCCCTGCAACAGAAAACTTACATCAATATAAtgtttttgcaatatttttggcaacatgtattttcattaaacaacatttaaaattcCACTATGCATAGAAAATAACAGCGGCTTGGGAGGGACTGATGAAAAAAAGGTGTTTGTTCGGAGGTATTTGTTCGGATTTATTCAGatgaattaggatttgtttcGCCGCTTTAGGATTTGTTCAAAGGATTAGCTATTTCTTTGGACGAATAAGTTATATGCTCAGACGGATTATGATTTGTTCGAACGATTAAGCTATTTGTttggacaaataagttatttgttccaACAAATTATCTATTTGctcgaaaaaaaataaattatttgtttggaCAGATTAGGATTTGTTCAGCAGATTAAGCTATTTGTTTGGTCAAGTAagtatttgttcggacaaatgtTCAGacaaattaggatttgttcagACGAATTAGCTTTTTGTTCAGACGAATAAGATATTTGTCTGGACGAATGAGTTCATTggtaaagagagagagagagagagagagagagagagagagagagagagagagagagagagagagagagagagagagagagagagactagaCTGGACTATGGGCTACAGTTATTTGAAATCTcgtttcataaattatttttttccttcatttttttgTGTTATTAATTTTTGCGATTCAAAATGTTTCTTACAGCAAACAATACCGGAAAAAATTTCTGCTTGTTGATTAGTTTGCGATGTGGAAGTTATCACCAAAAAGGAAAATTAGATAATCGCCAAAATTACCGGCTATAAGCTATCGCTAAACGAAAGAAAAGAATAAGGTATTGTGTTAATTATATTCatacaaaaataatacaagaaTACATAGAAATTCAACTACCCAAGAAACTTAATAAGCAAGACAAGGTGACCGAGGGTTGTTAAAAGGCATCAAAGTATGTAATAGGTAGTCCATGAATGTATAATAACAATGCCACGTAAAGGTTGTCTTTGCTTGCAGTTGAGATGGGATATTCTAGACTTATGATTAATTGAATTTTTCCTACCCACAGGTtcggcttcagttgtgctttgAGGTTCATCAATCGTCTCAATTACTACCTCCTCAGCCCCAGCAACAGAAAACTTACATCAATATAATGTTTTTGCAAGATTTTCTGCaatatgtattttcatttagCTTTACAATAGATTTAAAATCCcactatacataaaaaattatagcGGCTTGGGAGGgactgatgaaaaaaaaatcgtattgttcggacgaataagtatTTGTTCAGATGAATTAGAATTTGTTTCGCTGATTTAGGATTTGTTCATtggattatatttttttttggacgAATAAGTTATATACTCAGACGAATtaagatttgttcggacgattAAGCTATTTGTttggacaaataagttatttgttccgACAAATTATTTACTTACTCAAACGAATACATTATTTGTTCGGACGGATTAATATTTGTTTCGATGATTTAGCTATTTGTTTGGTCGAAGAAGTTATTTATttggacgaattaggatttgttctgACAAATTAGGGTTTGTTCAGACGAATTACCAATTTTTTCCGACGAATAACCTATTTGTTCAGACGAATAAGATATTTGTCTGGTAGAACGAGTTAATTTGTAAAACAGAGAGAGACTAGACTATGGGCTACAGTTATTCGAAATCTTGAAGAGTTTAAGAAATGATTTTAGAAAAAACTCCTATAAAAACCATTCCTGGGGTAGGTAAAGGAGGGGTAGAGAGATTGTGGTTTggaactattttaaaaaaatttatcagatttgttgatatttttattgagcAATTTCTTATCCGTTCTAATATAGGCATTTTACTCGCCTTATCCCTCCAACCGCCACCCGAACCCCGCGCTTTCGGCCCTATGCAAGATCATACGCGTATCCAGATGATTTTCCCAGAGAGGGGTAGGGGGCTGAGTGGTACATTTTGTTTGCTGGGTAGGGGTTCGCGTAAGGGGATGACAACTCTAGGCAACATAGGTTATTTTCTTTGGtaacaataactttttttttcatgcagtgACAGAACAAATATCGTGTCGTTCTATGTTTCCGATAGTCATATGATATCGATAGTCGCTTTTTGTCTTGtgagtttattaaaaaaatacgtCATTCCGTGCAAAACATCGTATATTTTACTCTCACTGAACAATAAACTGATCTCCTTGAAAAATCATCACAAACAATTGAATACAGAATCATATCATTTCGAATTTAGAGGGACTGACATTCTTTTCTTGCAGATCAAGTCCTTGCTgtgttttaaattaacaaataatatCAGTTgcttcatatatttttcaaaatgttgcatatttatttttaatgttacttTGGGGATTACATAAGCACTGCCAAATTTCTGTTTTAAGGCTTTTTCGAGTCAAGATTATTGTAGAACTAGATGtttgattcattttaaaatatcatacgTTGCAATGAAATATCTATCACCTGAAGATATTTGatagaaacaaaaacaaagacaTTGTTGTTTTCACTTATTCAGCCAACTCACAAAAAGGGTTTCTGAACAACTGATAACACCATTAAATTGAATAACAAGTATAACTGTAAACTACTAAGAGTGTGTATTAGCACCGATTTAAGTCTAAGATTGCAAATAGAAAGTAACAATGTAAAGCacttatacacatgtattctgTTTACT
This genomic interval carries:
- the LOC128162151 gene encoding uncharacterized protein LOC128162151, which produces MTEGLEQATNIVAGTIQQGFTELSTTVNEKLKQIKIAIKKQEIIIDTPPFSGKPSEFRAWINAINKALVLNPHLTDDEKVRLALRHSRGDVSDYIGLYIEQRVHDQTVERGWGHLKNQLILRFGECNDKHHAYASLFKIKQKPEENVQVYSTRLSRLALDAFDSLDPPEVQRQLVQLFIDGMSDDHMKIKIMHQKPTTLTAAADSALSIQNFHTEVKMRLGKEFVPTRDLEEVVFPRLRPVAPDPPYPTPTLIPQNPLPAPRTIVPMEIGHMRYRRRPRTEQPENACFNCKREGHIARNCPERPGQPQARKRPTPKTRLN